The nucleotide sequence CGGCTGCGCGGCTGCAGTGGCGCCCACTCCCAAAGCGAGGGCGAGCGCCAGCAGGAAAACAGGGTGGACGGGCACGTGACGGAATCTCCTGCGCGCCATGGCCATGGCCTTCGCGAGTAGTGCCACGCCACTGTCCCTGACTTGCAGAGACCTCGGCCCGGGTAGCCATCAGCGGCGTTTCATTTGAAGCGCTTCACCGTCATGAGCTTTCCTATCGGATGGACGAGCACGGTGCTGGGTTCGTCTCCAGGCCCCTCCACCGCCCAACCCAGTCTGCGGTCTTCATCCAGCAACACCATGCAGACGGGGAATCTTTGGCCATCCCTCGTTCGAGCCTCGGTGAACCAGCCATGGACACGGCCCTTGGCGAAGAACAACCGTCCGGACACCGTGGTCCCCCGCCGGGGCAGGGTCCCCAACTGACGATCGAGCGCAAAGACCGCGGGGCCCTCGCGCGCAGGGGCCGGTCCCTCCTCATACTCATAGGGCACGAGGCTTCCATCCGGCTCCGATTCGCCGACCTTGTCGAACTGAAGCTGCGCCATCGCCTCCAAGGCGTCCGGAGGACACTCCTCGGGCGGAGGCCGTGCCTGTTGCAGCGCCGCGGGGAGCCGCGGCACCTCCACCTGCTGGGGACTCGCGCAGGCCGCGCCCACGCAGGTAGCGGTGAGCGCCGCTCCAAGCGCGCCGCGCACGGCGTCCGGAGTCTTCGCTCGCTGCTTCGCGGGGGGACTGGAGGGCTTCGAGGTCTTCACGTCGGAGGTGTCCTTGGCCTGGGTCATGGGTGCAGCATCCGCTCCGGGCGGGTTCTCCACCAAGGGTGGCGACACGGCGTCGCGAGGCCCCAGTGTCCCTCCGGAGGGCGCCTCTATCCGCGCGGGCGCGTCTTCCAGCGGTGGTTCCGAATGGAAGGTGGCCCCCACCTCTTCGGATGAAGGCCCTGACACTGCCCCGCGACCGGCGGCCACCCAGGCCACGAGGCCGAGCAGCACCACCACACCGAGCGCCACACCCGCGCGGAACGCATGCTGTCTTGCCGTCGCCCAGGCGGCCCACCCACGAGGCGGCTCCGGCTCGCGACGATCCACGACAATCAGCGCCAGTCCGTGCTTTGCCGGGTCGGCCACGACCGACGGCGGCAGCAGCACGGCTCCGACAGCCCTCCGCCCACCCGTCGAGTGCCTCCTGGGCGGGGCCTCCAGCTCGGGCACCGGAGTCATCGGTGTCGCGGGCAAGACCGGGCGAACCGTGCGCCGCTCGGCGGGGTCGGCCGGCTCGGGTCCTTCCTCCCAGGCGAAGACGTGCTCCTCCCAGGCCTCCGCCGGACCGAGCGCCTGGGCCGCCTCCAGCGAATGGTGCAGCTCGCGCCCGGAGCCGTGGCGGGCCCAAGGTCTCTTCTCCAGCAGCCGCGCCACCACCTCGCTGAAGGCAGGCGGCACCCGGGGATTGATGACCGTCACGGGCGGCGGCACGTGCGCGAGAATGGCCAGCATCAACAGGTCCCCCGGAAGGTCCGGGGGAAACGGATAGTGCCCCGCCAGGGCGCGGAAGAGGCACACGCCCAGCGCGTACAGGTCGTCTGTGGGCTGGAACGTGTAGCGCGCGCCCTCCTCGCGGAAGTACAGGCGGTGGAAGTCCACGGCCTCGGGGCTGCGCAGGTGCACGGTGCCTGGCGGCACCACCGTCGAGGTGAGCGTGCTGGCCCCTTCCTGCCGCCCCACGCCGAAGTCGATGAGTATCGGCTGCGTATCGCTCGCGCGGATGAGGATGTGCTCGGGCTTGAGGTCGCGGTGGTGCACGCCCCTCGCGTGCAGCCAGTCCAGCGTCAGGGCCAGGGTGCTCGCGACCCGCGCCAGCTCGCGCAGCGACGGGTTGGTCTTCTCCGCCCACAGGTGCAGGGGCAGTCCCTGGACCCAGTCCATGACGAAGTACAGGTGATTGCCCGCCACACCCCGAATGCTGCCCCAGTCATGGAAGCGCACCACATGCGGGTGGTCCGTCCGAGCGAGCAGCGCCACCTCGCGCTCGGCGCGCGCGTCCGACGGCCGCAGCGCCAGCTTGAGCGCGTAGCTCTCGCCGGGGACGTCTCCCTCCACCCGGTACACCACGCCATAGCTGCCAGTCCCCAGCCGCTCGATGATGCGCCAGCGATTGACCTGGTCGCCGGGCAGCAGCTCCCATGGATATGCCCCGCTGTCTGCCGCCGGTCCGGACATGCCCTGCCTCGCCACGAGTTCCCGGCTCAACCTAGCAGGTCATCAACGTCCTTGCATACCTGATAGTGCGGGTCCACGGCTGGCGTGAGCGGTCCGGGCCCGGCCACGGGGCCCCAGACGGGACGGCCGGGCCCACATCCCCGGCCGCCCACCTCATGGCACACGTGCGCCCGAGCGACGCTCACGCCGCGGGCACGGGCCCGCTCCGCTGGCGCGCGGTGGCGCACGGGCCGCACACCTGGAGCTCACGGGCAATCTGGAGCCCCATACCGCCCGGGTCGTCCTTCCACCTCACGCGCCGGCCCTCGGCGTGGCGCTGGGTGCCTGGGCGGGCGGGGAACTCGGTGAGGCGGGTGGCCACGGTGACGCGGTGGCTGGAGACACGAGGACCGACGGACTTCTGGCACGACTGACAGCGATACATCGGAACAGCCAGGGAACGACAAGCCCGCGGGGTGGCTGAAGCCCCGAGGGACGGGTGACCGGCCGCGACAGTCGGCCGGAGTGGCTCCGCGCACCCTCCCCGACAGGGAAGGACACACGAAGCCGGGCGAGGCCCTCATGGCCTCGCGAGCGTACGAACCAGGAACAGAGAGACGAAGAGAAGCGAGCCGCTCACGCCGTGCTGCCACGAGGCGGCGCCGGGAGACATCAGCTCAAGCTGTGGAGGAGTTCACGCGAGAGGCGCTGCGGCGCCACGTCGAGAGGATGCGCGCAAGGTAACGACACCTCGCGCGCGGGTCAAGCCACCCCTCAGAGCTCGAAGTTCGTCACGACGTCCACCGTGCCAGTCGCACCCGTGGTCTCCAGTGCCAGGAGGTGCGCCTGCAGCGTGCCCTTGAAGCGGTACGTGGTGGCACCGCCACCGCCACCGTAGAGCTCGATATGGGTGAAGGTCAGCGTGCAGCTCCCGCGCAGGGACGCCCCCGTCTGGGGGTTCTCGTAGTACGCGAACCAGGCCTTCGCGCCATCCCGGACCGTCACACCGCAGTCCACCTCCGAGGTGGGACCGGTGAACGTGCCCACCTCGGGCCGCCCATTCGCCGACGGGCGCACGAGGACGAGGGGCCGCGCGCCCGCCTCCGTCTCCAGGGTGAGGGTGTAGTCGTCATCACTCGAGAAGTAGGCGAGCGACACGTCCCGGCACACGGGCGTCCCCGACACCGCACCCGTGACGGTGACGTCGCACCTGGCCTCGGGCTCCACGTCGTCCGGGCCCTCACCGCCGTCATCATCACCCCCGCAGCCAAGGAGCAGCGCCGCGCCAAGGAATGCCACACCCATGCTTCGTCTCATTCGCGCCTCCGACGCCAGGAACCTCGCGCCGGAAGGTACCCGAAGCGCGGCTCCTGGCTCCAGGCTCCTTCCCGGCGCGGGCGGGCGCTGCCTCCCACGCTCCCTCAGGAGCGGACGCGGATGACCAGCTTGCCGAAGGCCCCGCGGTCCAGGTGCTCCAGCGCGGCCGGCAGCTCCGCGAGCGGATAGGTGGCGTCGATGACCGGCTTCAGCGCCAGCGAGTCCACCGCGCGCACCAGGCGCTCCAGGCCGCGCCTGTGGCCCACGAAGATGCCCTGGATGAGGCCGTGCGTCTGGAACAGCGGCAGCACCGGGAAGCGGCCCTCGAAGCCCTCCAGCACGCCAATCAGGGAGATGCGCCCGCCGGGCGCCAGCGCCGCCGCCGAGCGGCCCAGGTTGTCGCCACCCACCAATTCCAGGATGTGGTCCGCGCCCTGCCCGCCGGTGAGCTCCAGCACCGTCTTCTCCCAGTCCGGCGTGTGGCGGCGGTGGATGCCGTGCGCCGCGCCCAGCGTCTTCGCGCGCGCGAGCTTGGCCTCGTCTCCCGAGACGACGATGACCCGCGCTCCCAGCGCCGACGCGAGCTGCACCCCGAACAGCGACACGCCGCCCGTGCCCTGCGTCACCACCGTCTGCCCTGGCCGCAGCGCGCCCAGCTCCACCAGCGACGTCCACGCCGTGAGGCCGGCGCAGGGCAGCGTGCTCGCCTGCGCGTCGTCCAGCGTCTCGGGCGAGGCGACCAGCCAGCCTTCAGGCATGGCCACGTACTCGGCCAGCACGCCGGGGGCGCTACCGCCCAGGCTCCGCACTCCACCATTCGCGCGGGGCACCGGCCCGTCCACCCAGTCCGTCTGGAAGTTGGCGATGACGCGCGCGCCTTCCCTGAAGCGCTGGACGCCCGCGCCGGTGGCGACGACCTCGCCCGCCATGTCGGAGGCGGGGGTGAAGGGGAGCGACACGCCCGTGTAGGCGGGCCCGTCCAGGAAGAGCTTCTCGCGGTAGTTGAGCGAGACGGCCGAGACGCGCACCAGCACCTCGCCCGGCCCCGGCTTCGGAATCGCCACGTCCGCCAGCTTCAGGTGCTCCCGGCCCGGACGCTCCAACTGCCACCGCTTCATCGTGCCGCCCATCGTCTGCTCCCGTGTCATGCGTGAAAGCCGCACGGGGGATATAGAGACGCGTCCCTTTCTCCAGTGGCGACACTTCGTTGACTCACTGGGGACACGGCGGCACCAATCGGAGTAGCGCCATGACGGACCGGCTCAGCGGAGTGCTCACCTTCGTCCAGGCCGTGGAGGCCGGGAGCTTCGCGCTCGCCGCCGAGCGCCTGGGCCTGTCGCGCTCGGCCGTCGGCAAGAGCATTGCCCGGCTGGAGGAGCGGCTGGACACACGCCTGTTCCACCGCACCACGCGCAGCCAGAGCCTCACCGATGACGGGCAGTCCTTCTATGAGCGCTGCGTGCGCGCGCTGGCGGAGCTGGAGGCCGCCGAGGCGGCGCTGGACTCGGGACGCCGCGCCCCCACCGGCCGCCTGCGGGTGACGGCGCCCGTGCTGTTCGGCCGGCACTGCGCGGCGCCGCTGCTCTGGGAGCTGGCCCGCAAGCACCCCGGGCTGGAGCTGGAGCTCTCCTTCAGCGACCGCGTGGTGGACCTCATCGAGGACGGCTATGACCTGGCCATCCGCGTCGCGCCGCTGGCCGACAATGCCGGCCTCGCGGCCCGCCGGCTGGGAGTGCAGGAGATGGTGGTCTGCGCGTCCCCCGGGTACCTCCGCAAGCATGGCCGGCCCCGGACGCTCGCGGACCTGGAGCGACACGAGGGCGTCGTCTACGGCCGCAACGGCGTCGGCAAGCCATGGCGCTTCCCGGATGCCCAGGGCGTGGACCGGCGCGTGTCCGTCCCGCACCGCCTGCGCTTCGATGACCTGGAGACCATCGCCGACGCCGCCACCCAGGGCTCCGGACTGGCGTGGCTGCCGTGCTGGCTCGTCGCGGAGCGCGTGCGTGGAGGGCAGCTCATCCCCGTGCTGAAAGAGGAGCCCAGCCACGGCAATGAAATCTTCGCCGTCTGGCCGCAGAACAAGCACCTGCCGTCCAAGGTGCGCGCCGCCATCGACGTGCTCGCGGCGCGCATCCCAGAGCGACTGTCCCCGAACCACCGATAGACACCCGTCTACCGTGTGTCCTCGCGCTGCCGTCGGCGGAACTCCTCCACCTTCGCCTTGTTGCCGCAGCCGGACATGGAGCACCAGCGCCGCTGGCCGGAGCGGGAGGTGTCCACGAAGAGCAGCGCACAGCCCTCCCCCTCGCAGTTGCGGATGCGCTCCGCGAGCGGACCGCCGAGCAGCTCCACGCCGTCCCTCGCCACCGCCGCCAGCAGGGAGCGCACGCCGCCCCCCATCCAGGTGAGCCCCTCCGCTCCGAGCTGGGGCGCCGGAGGAGGCTCCGCCGCCCACCGGTTCACCAGCGCCCGGTCCCTGGAGTCGAAGCCCTCTCCCCGCACGCGGGCCCGGGCCAGCCGGTAGAGGGCCTCCCGCAGCTCGCGTGCGTGGCCCAGCTCCTCCTCCGTGGCCTTCGGGTCCTTCACCGCCAGCCCGGCGGCCACGAGCCAGCGGCCCAGGTCGTGAGGCGTCTCCAGCAGCTCTCTCGGCTCGGCCTTGAGCCGCGCGGCCAGGGAGGCCGGCAGGTCCAGCGCCAGCCGGCCGGAGCGGAACTTGAACCCGTCGCGCAGCTCTCCCGTCGGCGTCTCGCGCGGGGCCGGACTCTTCGTGCGTGCCATGTGCGCCCTCAACAAAGCATGAAACCTGTTTGACAGGTTACTAATTCCGGAACATATCCACCGCGCGTAACCTGTTCATGAGGTTACGGCATTCCATCCACTCGGGAGGTGGTCCCATGCAGTTGGAAGGCAAGCGGGTGATTGTCATCGGTGCAGGCTCCGGCATTGGCCGGTGCGTGGCCGTCGCCGCATCGGAGGCTGGCGCCAGCGTGGTGCTGGCGGGGCGCAAGCAGGAGTCGCTGGAGGCCACCGCGGCACTGCTGAAGGGGCCCCGGGAGGTGCGCGTCCTGGATGCCTCGGTGGAGGCGCAGGTCGCGGCCTTCTTCGAGTCGGTCGGCCCGTTCGACCACCTGGTGAGCACCACGAGTCAGGGCGCCTCCGGGCCCATCACCGAGATGGGGGCCGCCTCCGTCGAGCGGGCCTTCGCCGCCAAGCTCTGGGCGCCCATCTTCCTGGTGAAGCACGCCGCCGCGCGCATCGCGCCGGAGGGCTCCTTCACCTTCTTCTCGGGCTTCCGCGCGTGGAAGCCCGCTCCGGGAACCTCCATCACCAGCCTGGTCAATGGAGGGCTCGAGGCCTTCACCAAGGCCATGGCCGTGGAGCTGGCGCCGGTGCGGCTCAACGCCATCTCCCCGGGCGTGGTGGACTCCGGGGCCTTCTGGGAGCGGCTCGGCGCCGACGCCCGGGAGCGGCTCTTCGCGGACTACGCGCGCAGGGCCCCTGCCCGGCGCGTGGGCAGACCCGAGGACCTCGCCTCCGCCACGCTCTTCGCGATGACCAACCCCTTCCTGACCGGAACCGTCCTTGCCGTGGACGGTGGCGGTCCGCTCATGTGAGGCCCGCCTTGAACCCGACTGTACGACTCACCCTCGCCGCCGTGTCGCTGCTGCTCCTCGTCCCCGCCCTTCCCGCGGGCAACGCAGCCCCGCCAGCGGCGGTGTCCCAGGAGCAGCTCGCTGGCACCTGGACGCTCGTAGCCGTGGACAACGTGTTCCCCGACGGCCGACGGGTCCAGCTCTACGGCGTCAGCCCCCAGGGCCTGCTCATGTTCGATGCACGGGGCCGCTACTCCATCCACATCTTCCGCGCGGGCCGCGCCAGGTTCGCGTCCAGCGACAAGAACCAGGGCACGCCGGAGGAGAACCAGGCCACGGTGCAGGGGAGCAACTCGCACTTCGGCCGGTACTCGGTGAAGGCGGCGGAGCGCACCCTCACCTTCCACATCGACCACGCCTCGTTTCCCAACTGGGAGGGCACCGAGCAGCAGCGCGCCTTCACGCTCGCGGGCGACGAGCTGACGTACACCGTGCCCGTACCGACGAGCGGCGGGCCGACGGCGGTGGGCGAGGTGAAGTGGAAGCGCGTCCGGTAGACGGGCCGCACCGGAGCGCGTGTGCCCGTCATCCACGCACCGGGCAGTGAGGAGGGTCCTCGCACGGCTCGGCAGGGCCTGGCCGCTCGCGGGGTGCGGCCGGGCGCGGAGCCCGTCCCACCCACTTTCGCCCGGAGCCGGGTTCATTTATTGAAGAAGGACATGCGCCGGCACTGCCCCATCTGTCCCCAGAAGCCCCTGCGAGACACCCAGCTCAACGGGGTCCTCGTGGCCACCTGTGACTCCTGCAAGGGCCACTGGATGGAGCACGATGAGCTGGAGCGGCTGACCCCCGCCTGGAAGACCGACGCGCCGTGGGCCGCGCTGCACGATGCGCCCCGGCGCTGCCCCCACGCCCAGCACCATGTCCCGGCCTCTCGGGAGAACTGCGGGCTGTGTGGCCGGGCGGCCGCGCGCTGCCCCACCTGCGATGAGCACCTCTCCCAGGTGCGGATGCAGGCCTGCGCGGTGGACGTGTGCAGCCGGTGTCACGGCCTCTGGCTGGACGCGAGCGAGCTGGAATTGCTCCGCCGTGCGCCCAGACACTCGCTGCGCCCCCTGGTGGGTGCCGCCGCCGTGGCCGCCGCGACCGCGGCCGCGCTGGCCGCCTCACAGTCCACCGTCGTCAGCTCGAGCCCGATTCAGGAGGCCGCGCGGGATGTCGCGACGACCACGGGAGAAGTCGTGGCGGAGGTCGCGGTGGAGGTGGTGGCGGAGGGCGCCCTGGAAGTCATCGTGGACGGCGCCGGCACGGTCATCGAAGTCGCCGTGGAGGGCGCCTCCGCCGTGGGCGTCGCGGTCGGCGAGGCGATGGCCGCCGTCCTGGCCGCCATCGCCGACGCCCTCAACTGACCACCGCGCGGCTCAGCGGGGCCGCTTGCTCTCCTGGAACGTCACCTCCAGCGGCACTTCCTTGCCCTCGCGGAAGACCACCGCCTTCACCGTCTCGCCGGGCTTGGAGGCGTTGAGCACGAACATGAGGTCCTCCACGCCGCCAATCACGTGCTTGCCGATGCGCACCAGGATGTCGCCCCGCTTCATGCCCGCCTGGTCCGCCGCGCCCCCGGCGCGCACGCCCGCGAGCAGCATGCCCTTCTGTCCCTCGGGCGGACCCGCGTAGTCCGGCACGGTGCCGAGCGACGCGTTGAAGCTGCGCATGTCCCCGCGAGGAGCCGGCGACGGCACCGTGCGGTAGGTGAGCGCCGTCGTCCCATCCAGCGCCAGCGCCACGGCCGAGACGATGCTCGCCACCCGCGACGTGCCCCCCACGTTGAGCGTCTCCACCGTGTCCGTGGGCTTGTGGTAGTCCGAGTGCGCGCCGGTGAAGAAGTGCAGCACCGGGACGCCCGCCGCGTAGAACGGTGAGTGGTCGCTCGGGCCGTAGCC is from Pyxidicoccus trucidator and encodes:
- a CDS encoding serine/threonine-protein kinase, whose amino-acid sequence is MSGPAADSGAYPWELLPGDQVNRWRIIERLGTGSYGVVYRVEGDVPGESYALKLALRPSDARAEREVALLARTDHPHVVRFHDWGSIRGVAGNHLYFVMDWVQGLPLHLWAEKTNPSLRELARVASTLALTLDWLHARGVHHRDLKPEHILIRASDTQPILIDFGVGRQEGASTLTSTVVPPGTVHLRSPEAVDFHRLYFREEGARYTFQPTDDLYALGVCLFRALAGHYPFPPDLPGDLLMLAILAHVPPPVTVINPRVPPAFSEVVARLLEKRPWARHGSGRELHHSLEAAQALGPAEAWEEHVFAWEEGPEPADPAERRTVRPVLPATPMTPVPELEAPPRRHSTGGRRAVGAVLLPPSVVADPAKHGLALIVVDRREPEPPRGWAAWATARQHAFRAGVALGVVVLLGLVAWVAAGRGAVSGPSSEEVGATFHSEPPLEDAPARIEAPSGGTLGPRDAVSPPLVENPPGADAAPMTQAKDTSDVKTSKPSSPPAKQRAKTPDAVRGALGAALTATCVGAACASPQQVEVPRLPAALQQARPPPEECPPDALEAMAQLQFDKVGESEPDGSLVPYEYEEGPAPAREGPAVFALDRQLGTLPRRGTTVSGRLFFAKGRVHGWFTEARTRDGQRFPVCMVLLDEDRRLGWAVEGPGDEPSTVLVHPIGKLMTVKRFK
- a CDS encoding zinc-dependent alcohol dehydrogenase family protein, translating into MGGTMKRWQLERPGREHLKLADVAIPKPGPGEVLVRVSAVSLNYREKLFLDGPAYTGVSLPFTPASDMAGEVVATGAGVQRFREGARVIANFQTDWVDGPVPRANGGVRSLGGSAPGVLAEYVAMPEGWLVASPETLDDAQASTLPCAGLTAWTSLVELGALRPGQTVVTQGTGGVSLFGVQLASALGARVIVVSGDEAKLARAKTLGAAHGIHRRHTPDWEKTVLELTGGQGADHILELVGGDNLGRSAAALAPGGRISLIGVLEGFEGRFPVLPLFQTHGLIQGIFVGHRRGLERLVRAVDSLALKPVIDATYPLAELPAALEHLDRGAFGKLVIRVRS
- a CDS encoding LysR family transcriptional regulator, producing the protein MTDRLSGVLTFVQAVEAGSFALAAERLGLSRSAVGKSIARLEERLDTRLFHRTTRSQSLTDDGQSFYERCVRALAELEAAEAALDSGRRAPTGRLRVTAPVLFGRHCAAPLLWELARKHPGLELELSFSDRVVDLIEDGYDLAIRVAPLADNAGLAARRLGVQEMVVCASPGYLRKHGRPRTLADLERHEGVVYGRNGVGKPWRFPDAQGVDRRVSVPHRLRFDDLETIADAATQGSGLAWLPCWLVAERVRGGQLIPVLKEEPSHGNEIFAVWPQNKHLPSKVRAAIDVLAARIPERLSPNHR
- a CDS encoding CGNR zinc finger domain-containing protein, producing MARTKSPAPRETPTGELRDGFKFRSGRLALDLPASLAARLKAEPRELLETPHDLGRWLVAAGLAVKDPKATEEELGHARELREALYRLARARVRGEGFDSRDRALVNRWAAEPPPAPQLGAEGLTWMGGGVRSLLAAVARDGVELLGGPLAERIRNCEGEGCALLFVDTSRSGQRRWCSMSGCGNKAKVEEFRRRQREDTR
- a CDS encoding SDR family oxidoreductase, coding for MQLEGKRVIVIGAGSGIGRCVAVAASEAGASVVLAGRKQESLEATAALLKGPREVRVLDASVEAQVAAFFESVGPFDHLVSTTSQGASGPITEMGAASVERAFAAKLWAPIFLVKHAAARIAPEGSFTFFSGFRAWKPAPGTSITSLVNGGLEAFTKAMAVELAPVRLNAISPGVVDSGAFWERLGADARERLFADYARRAPARRVGRPEDLASATLFAMTNPFLTGTVLAVDGGGPLM
- a CDS encoding lipocalin-like domain-containing protein, which gives rise to MNPTVRLTLAAVSLLLLVPALPAGNAAPPAAVSQEQLAGTWTLVAVDNVFPDGRRVQLYGVSPQGLLMFDARGRYSIHIFRAGRARFASSDKNQGTPEENQATVQGSNSHFGRYSVKAAERTLTFHIDHASFPNWEGTEQQRAFTLAGDELTYTVPVPTSGGPTAVGEVKWKRVR
- a CDS encoding zf-TFIIB domain-containing protein, which gives rise to MRRHCPICPQKPLRDTQLNGVLVATCDSCKGHWMEHDELERLTPAWKTDAPWAALHDAPRRCPHAQHHVPASRENCGLCGRAAARCPTCDEHLSQVRMQACAVDVCSRCHGLWLDASELELLRRAPRHSLRPLVGAAAVAAATAAALAASQSTVVSSSPIQEAARDVATTTGEVVAEVAVEVVAEGALEVIVDGAGTVIEVAVEGASAVGVAVGEAMAAVLAAIADALN